In Carassius auratus strain Wakin chromosome 36, ASM336829v1, whole genome shotgun sequence, the following are encoded in one genomic region:
- the LOC113055018 gene encoding protein ECT2-like isoform X7 — protein sequence MADSSIVTLGLGRSLLVDSSVYDSRMAETSKEHIFMGLFADETEDVLPRVETRVVLLGEAGNIPELEKALQEINTPCIKTDNVRDFGDGENCEFETVFVLKDFQAPEYNFLYKNDNRILGPPAVMHCASKGEPLPFSSRPLYSMTMLNLSLCFTGFRKKDEVVTLVNLVHHMGGTIRKEFDSAKVTHLIARSTHGEKYRLAVCMGTPILTPEWIHKAWEHRDDINFHAGNEEFRTEFKVPPFQDCVLSFLGFSEEEKTNMEERTQKHGGRFQAVGDERCTHLVVEENSIKELPFTPSKRLYVVKQEWFWGSIQMDARAGEVMYAYEKPESPVMKKTGSLLSLKTPNSGRKRRRLRETLAQLTKETEISPFPPRKRPSAEHSLSMGSLLDFSNTPDTCKSSGENAKPPKSSTPALPKQSARWQVSKELYQTESNYVDILATVLQLFKYPLEKEGQVGGPILAQEEIKTIFGSIPDIYEVHTRIKADLEELVMNWSEEKSVGDIILKYSGELVKAYPPFVNFFEMSKETIVRCERLKPRFHAFLKINQSKPECGRQTLVELLIRPVQRLPSVALLLNDIKKHTSDENPDKVTLEKAIESLKEVMTHINEDKRKTEGQKQIFDVVYEVDGCPANLLSSHRSLVHRVETIALGDKPCDRGEHVTLFLFNDCLEIARKRHKVITTFRSPLGQTRPPAQLKHIALMPLSQIRRVLDIQDTEECQNAFALVVRPPTEQENLLFSFQLTAEDTLKSTWLKTLCRQVANTICRADAEDLIQSTDPDSVQVNTKDMDSTLSRASRAIKKTSKKVTRAFSFTKTPKRVLQRAFMANGTPDERSPGPDADHMGRMSSSSTLAAVHSPSMINLSSTFERKYHTFSRSTTHLF from the exons ATGGCTGACAGCAGCATAGTTACTTTAGGGCTGGGCCGCAGCCTGCTGGTGGACTCCTCCGTATACGACTCCCGGATGGCCGAGACCTCAAAGGAGCACATTTTCATGGGTCTATTTGCAGACGAGACAGAGG atGTATTGCCCAGAGTTGAGACCAGGGTGGTGTTGTTGGGGGAGGCAGGCAACATCCCAGAACTTGAGAAAGCTCTTCAG GAAATAAACACGCCCTGTATTAAGACTGACAATGTCAGAGATTTTGGTGACGGCGAGAACTGCGAGTTCGAGACCGTGTTTGTGTTGAAAGACTTCCAGGCTCCTGAATACAACTTCCTGTACAAGAATGACAACCGTATCCTGGGGCCTCCTGCCGTGATGCACTGCGCCAGCAAGGGAGAG CCTCTGCCGTTCTCCTCCAGGCCTCTCTACTCAATGACCATGCTCAACTTGTCTCTTTGCTTCACCGGATTCCGTAAAAAAGATGAAGTG GTTACTCTAGTAAATCTCGTCCATCACATGGGCGGCACCATCCGAAAAGAATTTGACAGCGCTAAAGTAACACACCTCATCGCCCGTTCAACACATGGTGAAAAGTACAGG ttggCAGTGTGCATGGGCACACCCATCCTCACCCCTGAATGGATACACAAGGCATGGGAGCACAGAGATGACAT TAATTTTCATGCAGGCAACGAGGAGTTCCGCACCGAGTTTAAGGTCCCTCCGTTCCAGGACTGTGTCCTGAGCTTTCTGGGCTTTTCTGAAGAGGAGAAGACCAACATGGAGGAGAGGACGCAGAAACACG GTGGACGGTTCCAGGCAGTGGGTGATGAAAGGTGCACACACTTGGTAGTTGAGGAGAACTCCATTAAAGAACTGCCCTTTACTCCCTCCAAAAGACTCTACGTAGTGAAGCAGGAG TGGTTTTGGGGAAGTATACAAATGGACGCCCGTGCTGGGGAAGTCATGTACGCTTACGAAAAG CCGGAGAGTCCTGTGATGAAGAAGACAGGGTCTCTGCTGTCGCTCAAGACGCCCAACAGTGGCAGGAAACGTCGCCGTCTTAGAGAAACATTGGCTCAGCTCACCAAGGAGACCGAGATTTCTCCCTTCCCACCGCGCAAGAGACCCTCGGCTGAACACTCCCTCTCCATGGGCTCCCTGCTGGACTTCTCCAACACACCTGACACCTGCAAATCCAGTGGAG AGAATGCCAAACCCCCCAAAAGCTCAACTCCTGCCCTTCCTAAGCAGTCGGCGCGCTGGCAGGTCTCCAAGGAGCTCTACCAAACTGAGAGCAACTACGTTGATATCCTGGCCACGGTCCTGCAG CTCTTCAAATACCCCCTGGAGAAAGAGGGGCAGGTGGGCGGCCCTATTCTAGCTCAGGAAGAGATCAAGACCATTTTTGGCAGTATTCCAGACATCTATGAAGTGCACACGAGAATAAAG GCAGATCTCGAGGAGTTGGTGATGAACTGGTCTGAAGAGAAGAGCGTTGGAGACATTATTCTGAAATAT TCTGGAGAGTTGGTGAAGGCCTACCCACCATTTGTCAACTTCTTTGAGATGAGCAAAGAGACCATAGTCAGATGTGAGAGACTGAAGCCGAGGTTTCATGCCTTCCTGAAG ATTAATCAGTCTAAACCGGAGTGTGGACGCCAGACTCTTGTTGAACTTTTGATTCGTCCTGTGCAGAGACTGCCAAGCGTTGCCCTCTTGCTGAATg atATAAAGAAACATACATCAGATGAGAACCCAGATAAAGTGACCCTGGAAAAGGCTATTGAGTCTCTCAAGGAAGTGATGAC CCACATTAATGAGGATAAAAGGAAAACAGAGGGACAGAAGCAGATTTTTGATGTTGTTTATGAAGTGGACGGCTGTCCT GCCAATCTGTTGTCGTCCCATCGGAGTCTGGTTCACAGGGTGGAGACCATCGCTCTGGGAGACAAACCCTGTGATCGGGGAGAACATGTCACACTCTTCCTGTTTAACGACTGTTTGGAG ATTGCCAGGAAGAGACACAAGGTCATAACCACGTTCCGGAGTCCGTTGGGTCAGACGCGGCCCCCCGCCCAGCTCAAACACATAGCCCTGATGCCTCTGTCCCAGATCAGAAGAGTCCTTGACATCCAAGACACCGAAG agtGTCAGAACGCCTTCGCCCTGGTGGTACGTCCTCCTACAGAACAGGAGAACCTGTTATTCAGTTTCCAGCTGACGGCCGAAGACACCCTCAAATCCACCTGGCTCAAAACACTCTGTCGTCAAGTGGCCAACACGATTTGCCGAGCTGATGCG GAAGATCTCATCCAGAGCACCGATCCTGACTCCGTCCAAGTAAACACAAAGGACATGGACAGCACGCTCAGCCGAGCATCCAGGGCCATTAAAAAAACGTCAAAGAAG GTCACGAGAGCTTTTTCTTTCACTAAAACCCCCAAGCGTGTGCTCCAGAGGGCATTTATGGCCAACGGTACCCCAGATGAGAGGAGTCCTGGCCCGGATGCCGATCACATGGGCCGTATGTCCAGCAGCTCCACACTAGCT gcTGTTCATTCCCCATCTATGATCAACCTGTCCTCTACCTTTGAGAGGAAGTATCATACCTTCAGCCGCTCCACAACTCACCTGTTCTGA
- the LOC113055018 gene encoding protein ECT2-like isoform X6 translates to MADSSIVTLGLGRSLLVDSSVYDSRMAETSKEHIFMGLFADETEDVLPRVETRVVLLGEAGNIPELEKALQAITIMEVPVVKIKEGQPGTKACEKLIKSIVNMEINTPCIKTDNVRDFGDGENCEFETVFVLKDFQAPEYNFLYKNDNRILGPPAVMHCASKGEPLPFSSRPLYSMTMLNLSLCFTGFRKKDEVVTLVNLVHHMGGTIRKEFDSAKVTHLIARSTHGEKYRLAVCMGTPILTPEWIHKAWEHRDDINFHAGNEEFRTEFKVPPFQDCVLSFLGFSEEEKTNMEERTQKHGGRFQAVGDERCTHLVVEENSIKELPFTPSKRLYVVKQEWFWGSIQMDARAGEVMYAYEKPESPVMKKTGSLLSLKTPNSGRKRRRLRETLAQLTKETEISPFPPRKRPSAEHSLSMGSLLDFSNTPDTCKSSGENAKPPKSSTPALPKQSARWQVSKELYQTESNYVDILATVLQLFKYPLEKEGQVGGPILAQEEIKTIFGSIPDIYEVHTRIKADLEELVMNWSEEKSVGDIILKYSGELVKAYPPFVNFFEMSKETIVRCERLKPRFHAFLKINQSKPECGRQTLVELLIRPVQRLPSVALLLNDIKKHTSDENPDKVTLEKAIESLKEVMTHINEDKRKTEGQKQIFDVVYEVDGCPANLLSSHRSLVHRVETIALGDKPCDRGEHVTLFLFNDCLEIARKRHKVITTFRSPLGQTRPPAQLKHIALMPLSQIRRVLDIQDTEECQNAFALVVRPPTEQENLLFSFQLTAEDTLKSTWLKTLCRQVANTICRADAEDLIQSTDPDSVQVNTKDMDSTLSRASRAIKKTSKKVTRAFSFTKTPKRVLQRAFMANGTPDERSPGPDADHMGRMSSSSTLAAVHSPSMINLSSTFERKYHTFSRSTTHLF, encoded by the exons ATGGCTGACAGCAGCATAGTTACTTTAGGGCTGGGCCGCAGCCTGCTGGTGGACTCCTCCGTATACGACTCCCGGATGGCCGAGACCTCAAAGGAGCACATTTTCATGGGTCTATTTGCAGACGAGACAGAGG atGTATTGCCCAGAGTTGAGACCAGGGTGGTGTTGTTGGGGGAGGCAGGCAACATCCCAGAACTTGAGAAAGCTCTTCAG GCCATCACAATAATGGAAGTTCCTGTGGTAAAGATAAAAGAAGGGCAGCCGGGCACAAAGGCGTGTGAGAAATTGATAAAATCTATTGTCAATATG GAAATAAACACGCCCTGTATTAAGACTGACAATGTCAGAGATTTTGGTGACGGCGAGAACTGCGAGTTCGAGACCGTGTTTGTGTTGAAAGACTTCCAGGCTCCTGAATACAACTTCCTGTACAAGAATGACAACCGTATCCTGGGGCCTCCTGCCGTGATGCACTGCGCCAGCAAGGGAGAG CCTCTGCCGTTCTCCTCCAGGCCTCTCTACTCAATGACCATGCTCAACTTGTCTCTTTGCTTCACCGGATTCCGTAAAAAAGATGAAGTG GTTACTCTAGTAAATCTCGTCCATCACATGGGCGGCACCATCCGAAAAGAATTTGACAGCGCTAAAGTAACACACCTCATCGCCCGTTCAACACATGGTGAAAAGTACAGG ttggCAGTGTGCATGGGCACACCCATCCTCACCCCTGAATGGATACACAAGGCATGGGAGCACAGAGATGACAT TAATTTTCATGCAGGCAACGAGGAGTTCCGCACCGAGTTTAAGGTCCCTCCGTTCCAGGACTGTGTCCTGAGCTTTCTGGGCTTTTCTGAAGAGGAGAAGACCAACATGGAGGAGAGGACGCAGAAACACG GTGGACGGTTCCAGGCAGTGGGTGATGAAAGGTGCACACACTTGGTAGTTGAGGAGAACTCCATTAAAGAACTGCCCTTTACTCCCTCCAAAAGACTCTACGTAGTGAAGCAGGAG TGGTTTTGGGGAAGTATACAAATGGACGCCCGTGCTGGGGAAGTCATGTACGCTTACGAAAAG CCGGAGAGTCCTGTGATGAAGAAGACAGGGTCTCTGCTGTCGCTCAAGACGCCCAACAGTGGCAGGAAACGTCGCCGTCTTAGAGAAACATTGGCTCAGCTCACCAAGGAGACCGAGATTTCTCCCTTCCCACCGCGCAAGAGACCCTCGGCTGAACACTCCCTCTCCATGGGCTCCCTGCTGGACTTCTCCAACACACCTGACACCTGCAAATCCAGTGGAG AGAATGCCAAACCCCCCAAAAGCTCAACTCCTGCCCTTCCTAAGCAGTCGGCGCGCTGGCAGGTCTCCAAGGAGCTCTACCAAACTGAGAGCAACTACGTTGATATCCTGGCCACGGTCCTGCAG CTCTTCAAATACCCCCTGGAGAAAGAGGGGCAGGTGGGCGGCCCTATTCTAGCTCAGGAAGAGATCAAGACCATTTTTGGCAGTATTCCAGACATCTATGAAGTGCACACGAGAATAAAG GCAGATCTCGAGGAGTTGGTGATGAACTGGTCTGAAGAGAAGAGCGTTGGAGACATTATTCTGAAATAT TCTGGAGAGTTGGTGAAGGCCTACCCACCATTTGTCAACTTCTTTGAGATGAGCAAAGAGACCATAGTCAGATGTGAGAGACTGAAGCCGAGGTTTCATGCCTTCCTGAAG ATTAATCAGTCTAAACCGGAGTGTGGACGCCAGACTCTTGTTGAACTTTTGATTCGTCCTGTGCAGAGACTGCCAAGCGTTGCCCTCTTGCTGAATg atATAAAGAAACATACATCAGATGAGAACCCAGATAAAGTGACCCTGGAAAAGGCTATTGAGTCTCTCAAGGAAGTGATGAC CCACATTAATGAGGATAAAAGGAAAACAGAGGGACAGAAGCAGATTTTTGATGTTGTTTATGAAGTGGACGGCTGTCCT GCCAATCTGTTGTCGTCCCATCGGAGTCTGGTTCACAGGGTGGAGACCATCGCTCTGGGAGACAAACCCTGTGATCGGGGAGAACATGTCACACTCTTCCTGTTTAACGACTGTTTGGAG ATTGCCAGGAAGAGACACAAGGTCATAACCACGTTCCGGAGTCCGTTGGGTCAGACGCGGCCCCCCGCCCAGCTCAAACACATAGCCCTGATGCCTCTGTCCCAGATCAGAAGAGTCCTTGACATCCAAGACACCGAAG agtGTCAGAACGCCTTCGCCCTGGTGGTACGTCCTCCTACAGAACAGGAGAACCTGTTATTCAGTTTCCAGCTGACGGCCGAAGACACCCTCAAATCCACCTGGCTCAAAACACTCTGTCGTCAAGTGGCCAACACGATTTGCCGAGCTGATGCG GAAGATCTCATCCAGAGCACCGATCCTGACTCCGTCCAAGTAAACACAAAGGACATGGACAGCACGCTCAGCCGAGCATCCAGGGCCATTAAAAAAACGTCAAAGAAG GTCACGAGAGCTTTTTCTTTCACTAAAACCCCCAAGCGTGTGCTCCAGAGGGCATTTATGGCCAACGGTACCCCAGATGAGAGGAGTCCTGGCCCGGATGCCGATCACATGGGCCGTATGTCCAGCAGCTCCACACTAGCT gcTGTTCATTCCCCATCTATGATCAACCTGTCCTCTACCTTTGAGAGGAAGTATCATACCTTCAGCCGCTCCACAACTCACCTGTTCTGA
- the LOC113055018 gene encoding protein ECT2-like isoform X4, translating to MADSSIVTLGLGRSLLVDSSVYDSRMAETSKEHIFMGLFADETEDVLPRVETRVVLLGEAGNIPELEKALQAITIMEVPVVKIKEGQPGTKACEKLIKSIVNMEINTPCIKTDNVRDFGDGENCEFETVFVLKDFQAPEYNFLYKNDNRILGPPAVMHCASKGEPLPFSSRPLYSMTMLNLSLCFTGFRKKDEVVTLVNLVHHMGGTIRKEFDSAKVTHLIARSTHGEKYRLAVCMGTPILTPEWIHKAWEHRDDINFHAGNEEFRTEFKVPPFQDCVLSFLGFSEEEKTNMEERTQKHGGRFQAVGDERCTHLVVEENSIKELPFTPSKRLYVVKQEWFWGSIQMDARAGEVMYAYEKPESPVMKKTGSLLSLKTPNSGRKRRRLRETLAQLTKETEISPFPPRKRPSAEHSLSMGSLLDFSNTPDTCKSSGERRCRRSSGRRRSARQNRSEKQWPLQHTSTPVCRQETDQTENAKPPKSSTPALPKQSARWQVSKELYQTESNYVDILATVLQLFKYPLEKEGQVGGPILAQEEIKTIFGSIPDIYEVHTRIKADLEELVMNWSEEKSVGDIILKYSGELVKAYPPFVNFFEMSKETIVRCERLKPRFHAFLKINQSKPECGRQTLVELLIRPVQRLPSVALLLNDIKKHTSDENPDKVTLEKAIESLKEVMTHINEDKRKTEGQKQIFDVVYEVDGCPANLLSSHRSLVHRVETIALGDKPCDRGEHVTLFLFNDCLEIARKRHKVITTFRSPLGQTRPPAQLKHIALMPLSQIRRVLDIQDTEECQNAFALVVRPPTEQENLLFSFQLTAEDTLKSTWLKTLCRQVANTICRADAEDLIQSTDPDSVQVNTKDMDSTLSRASRAIKKTSKKVTRAFSFTKTPKRVLQRAFMANGTPDERSPGPDADHMGRMSSSSTLAAVHSPSMINLSSTFERKYHTFSRSTTHLF from the exons ATGGCTGACAGCAGCATAGTTACTTTAGGGCTGGGCCGCAGCCTGCTGGTGGACTCCTCCGTATACGACTCCCGGATGGCCGAGACCTCAAAGGAGCACATTTTCATGGGTCTATTTGCAGACGAGACAGAGG atGTATTGCCCAGAGTTGAGACCAGGGTGGTGTTGTTGGGGGAGGCAGGCAACATCCCAGAACTTGAGAAAGCTCTTCAG GCCATCACAATAATGGAAGTTCCTGTGGTAAAGATAAAAGAAGGGCAGCCGGGCACAAAGGCGTGTGAGAAATTGATAAAATCTATTGTCAATATG GAAATAAACACGCCCTGTATTAAGACTGACAATGTCAGAGATTTTGGTGACGGCGAGAACTGCGAGTTCGAGACCGTGTTTGTGTTGAAAGACTTCCAGGCTCCTGAATACAACTTCCTGTACAAGAATGACAACCGTATCCTGGGGCCTCCTGCCGTGATGCACTGCGCCAGCAAGGGAGAG CCTCTGCCGTTCTCCTCCAGGCCTCTCTACTCAATGACCATGCTCAACTTGTCTCTTTGCTTCACCGGATTCCGTAAAAAAGATGAAGTG GTTACTCTAGTAAATCTCGTCCATCACATGGGCGGCACCATCCGAAAAGAATTTGACAGCGCTAAAGTAACACACCTCATCGCCCGTTCAACACATGGTGAAAAGTACAGG ttggCAGTGTGCATGGGCACACCCATCCTCACCCCTGAATGGATACACAAGGCATGGGAGCACAGAGATGACAT TAATTTTCATGCAGGCAACGAGGAGTTCCGCACCGAGTTTAAGGTCCCTCCGTTCCAGGACTGTGTCCTGAGCTTTCTGGGCTTTTCTGAAGAGGAGAAGACCAACATGGAGGAGAGGACGCAGAAACACG GTGGACGGTTCCAGGCAGTGGGTGATGAAAGGTGCACACACTTGGTAGTTGAGGAGAACTCCATTAAAGAACTGCCCTTTACTCCCTCCAAAAGACTCTACGTAGTGAAGCAGGAG TGGTTTTGGGGAAGTATACAAATGGACGCCCGTGCTGGGGAAGTCATGTACGCTTACGAAAAG CCGGAGAGTCCTGTGATGAAGAAGACAGGGTCTCTGCTGTCGCTCAAGACGCCCAACAGTGGCAGGAAACGTCGCCGTCTTAGAGAAACATTGGCTCAGCTCACCAAGGAGACCGAGATTTCTCCCTTCCCACCGCGCAAGAGACCCTCGGCTGAACACTCCCTCTCCATGGGCTCCCTGCTGGACTTCTCCAACACACCTGACACCTGCAAATCCAGTGGAG AGCGCAGGTGCAGGAGGAGCAGCGGTAGACGGAGGAGTGCCAGACAGAATAGATCAGAGAAACAGTGGCCACTGCAGCATACCAGCACTCCTGTGTGCAGACAGGAAACAGACCAGACAG AGAATGCCAAACCCCCCAAAAGCTCAACTCCTGCCCTTCCTAAGCAGTCGGCGCGCTGGCAGGTCTCCAAGGAGCTCTACCAAACTGAGAGCAACTACGTTGATATCCTGGCCACGGTCCTGCAG CTCTTCAAATACCCCCTGGAGAAAGAGGGGCAGGTGGGCGGCCCTATTCTAGCTCAGGAAGAGATCAAGACCATTTTTGGCAGTATTCCAGACATCTATGAAGTGCACACGAGAATAAAG GCAGATCTCGAGGAGTTGGTGATGAACTGGTCTGAAGAGAAGAGCGTTGGAGACATTATTCTGAAATAT TCTGGAGAGTTGGTGAAGGCCTACCCACCATTTGTCAACTTCTTTGAGATGAGCAAAGAGACCATAGTCAGATGTGAGAGACTGAAGCCGAGGTTTCATGCCTTCCTGAAG ATTAATCAGTCTAAACCGGAGTGTGGACGCCAGACTCTTGTTGAACTTTTGATTCGTCCTGTGCAGAGACTGCCAAGCGTTGCCCTCTTGCTGAATg atATAAAGAAACATACATCAGATGAGAACCCAGATAAAGTGACCCTGGAAAAGGCTATTGAGTCTCTCAAGGAAGTGATGAC CCACATTAATGAGGATAAAAGGAAAACAGAGGGACAGAAGCAGATTTTTGATGTTGTTTATGAAGTGGACGGCTGTCCT GCCAATCTGTTGTCGTCCCATCGGAGTCTGGTTCACAGGGTGGAGACCATCGCTCTGGGAGACAAACCCTGTGATCGGGGAGAACATGTCACACTCTTCCTGTTTAACGACTGTTTGGAG ATTGCCAGGAAGAGACACAAGGTCATAACCACGTTCCGGAGTCCGTTGGGTCAGACGCGGCCCCCCGCCCAGCTCAAACACATAGCCCTGATGCCTCTGTCCCAGATCAGAAGAGTCCTTGACATCCAAGACACCGAAG agtGTCAGAACGCCTTCGCCCTGGTGGTACGTCCTCCTACAGAACAGGAGAACCTGTTATTCAGTTTCCAGCTGACGGCCGAAGACACCCTCAAATCCACCTGGCTCAAAACACTCTGTCGTCAAGTGGCCAACACGATTTGCCGAGCTGATGCG GAAGATCTCATCCAGAGCACCGATCCTGACTCCGTCCAAGTAAACACAAAGGACATGGACAGCACGCTCAGCCGAGCATCCAGGGCCATTAAAAAAACGTCAAAGAAG GTCACGAGAGCTTTTTCTTTCACTAAAACCCCCAAGCGTGTGCTCCAGAGGGCATTTATGGCCAACGGTACCCCAGATGAGAGGAGTCCTGGCCCGGATGCCGATCACATGGGCCGTATGTCCAGCAGCTCCACACTAGCT gcTGTTCATTCCCCATCTATGATCAACCTGTCCTCTACCTTTGAGAGGAAGTATCATACCTTCAGCCGCTCCACAACTCACCTGTTCTGA